From a single Microbacterium terrisoli genomic region:
- the glgC gene encoding glucose-1-phosphate adenylyltransferase, with amino-acid sequence MPATPKVFGIILAGGEGKRLMPLTADRAKPAVPFGGQYRLIDFAISNLINSGLRQVVVLTQYKSHSLDRHISQTWRMSALLDSYVASVPAQQRLGKRWFSGSADAILQSLNLLNDEQPDIVIVIGADHVYRMDFRQMLDAHIASGARATVAGIRQPLGLAHQFGVIDVDPEHDGRIRQFLEKPQNATGLADAPHEVLASMGNYIFDADALVEAVTADGEEPTSNHDMGGDIVPYFVDRGEAGVYDMKLNDVPGSNDRDHSYWRDVGTIDSFFDAHMDLISTLPVFNLYNTEWPIHAQSVNSPPAKFVRDSVGRIGNAIDSVVSLGSVLSGTHLERSVVGPWTLAGGGSTITDAVLFDHVRVGQGARVHRAILDKNVVLEDGATVGVDRERDLARGFTVTDSGITIVGKGVRVER; translated from the coding sequence ATGCCAGCCACACCCAAGGTCTTCGGAATCATCCTCGCCGGCGGTGAGGGAAAGCGGCTGATGCCACTGACGGCCGACCGGGCCAAGCCCGCGGTGCCGTTCGGCGGTCAGTACCGCCTGATCGACTTCGCAATCTCGAACCTCATCAATTCGGGGCTGCGCCAGGTGGTGGTGCTCACGCAGTACAAGTCGCACAGCCTCGACCGGCACATCTCGCAGACGTGGCGGATGTCGGCGCTGCTGGATTCGTACGTCGCGTCGGTGCCCGCACAGCAGCGACTGGGCAAACGCTGGTTCTCGGGTTCCGCGGATGCCATCCTGCAGAGTCTGAACCTGCTCAACGACGAGCAGCCCGACATCGTGATCGTCATCGGCGCCGATCACGTCTATCGCATGGACTTCCGCCAGATGCTCGACGCGCACATCGCCTCGGGCGCGCGGGCGACGGTGGCCGGCATCCGCCAGCCGCTGGGCCTCGCGCACCAGTTCGGCGTGATCGACGTCGACCCCGAGCACGACGGCCGGATCCGGCAGTTCCTCGAGAAGCCGCAGAATGCGACCGGGCTGGCCGACGCACCGCACGAGGTGCTGGCCTCGATGGGCAACTACATCTTCGACGCCGACGCGCTGGTGGAGGCGGTCACCGCCGACGGCGAGGAACCCACCTCGAACCATGACATGGGCGGCGACATCGTGCCGTACTTCGTCGACCGAGGCGAAGCAGGCGTCTACGACATGAAGCTCAACGACGTGCCCGGCTCGAACGACCGCGACCATTCGTACTGGCGCGACGTGGGCACGATCGACTCGTTCTTCGACGCCCACATGGATCTGATCTCGACTCTGCCCGTGTTCAACCTCTACAACACGGAGTGGCCGATCCATGCGCAGTCGGTCAACTCGCCGCCGGCGAAGTTCGTGCGCGACTCGGTGGGTCGCATCGGCAACGCCATCGACTCCGTCGTCTCGCTCGGCTCGGTGCTCTCGGGCACCCACCTCGAGCGCAGCGTCGTCGGTCCCTGGACGCTCGCAGGCGGCGGTTCGACCATCACCGATGCCGTGCTGTTCGACCACGTGCGCGTCGGCCAGGGGGCTCGCGTGCACCGCGCGATCCTGGACAAGAACGTCGTCCTCGAAGACGGCGCAACGGTGGGCGTCGATCGCGAGCGCGATCTTGCCCGGGGATTCACCGTGACCGATTCGGGCATCACGATCGTCGGCAAGGGCGTGCGGGTCGAGCGCTGA
- a CDS encoding Lrp/AsnC family transcriptional regulator encodes MAQLDSVDLELLATLSHEPRATVVAIADKLGLSRNTVQARMARLERSGAFLSFERAISATALGFPIEAFISVTVRQADLPYIRTELHRVPEVVQAHGLSGPIDLLVQVACRDTQHLFDTDARILSIEGVERTETSLAMGEVIGYRVQPLMDLARAEL; translated from the coding sequence ATGGCTCAACTGGACAGCGTTGATCTCGAGCTTCTCGCAACCCTCTCGCACGAACCGCGTGCCACCGTGGTCGCCATCGCCGACAAGCTGGGGCTGAGTCGCAACACCGTCCAGGCGCGGATGGCGCGTCTGGAGCGCTCCGGCGCCTTCCTCTCGTTCGAACGTGCGATTTCGGCCACTGCCCTGGGATTTCCCATCGAGGCATTCATCAGCGTGACGGTGCGTCAGGCCGACCTGCCCTACATCAGAACCGAACTGCACCGGGTCCCCGAGGTCGTGCAGGCGCACGGGCTCAGCGGCCCGATCGATCTGCTCGTGCAGGTCGCCTGCCGCGACACGCAGCACCTGTTCGACACCGACGCACGGATCCTGTCGATCGAAGGCGTCGAGCGCACCGAGACGTCACTGGCCATGGGTGAAGTGATCGGCTACCGCGTGCAGCCGCTGATGGATCTGGCTCGCGCCGAGCTCTGA
- the pdhA gene encoding pyruvate dehydrogenase (acetyl-transferring) E1 component subunit alpha, producing MVYTLTPAADLHSDVEDVARLLTADGERITDHELDPWVTDVGPEQLRALYRDMVLLRRIDSEGMALQRQGQVGLWAPCQGQEATQIGSARALRTDDFAFPSYRETGVVYARGAEPEGFLRAWRGEAHSSYDPNELGTAIPQIIIAAQTLHAVGYAMGIQRDGTDQAVATWFGDGATSQGDLNEAMVFAASYNAPVVFVCTNNQWAISEPVGVQAKAPIAGRAPGYGIPSMRVDGNDVLAVTAAMRWALDHARTGKGPAFIEAVTYRMGPHTTSDDPTRYRGKDEVEYWRSRDPLARVEAYLRAQDEFGDAFAAQVAKDADDLGAAVRAACLQMTTAPAISILDNVYAEPHTGLEEEKAWFGAYLDGFEEAAL from the coding sequence ATGGTGTACACCCTTACTCCAGCCGCAGACCTGCATTCCGACGTCGAGGACGTCGCACGTCTGCTGACCGCAGACGGTGAGCGCATCACCGACCACGAGCTCGACCCGTGGGTGACAGACGTCGGCCCCGAGCAGCTGCGCGCGCTGTACCGCGACATGGTGCTGCTGCGCCGCATCGATTCCGAGGGCATGGCCCTGCAGCGGCAGGGCCAGGTGGGACTGTGGGCCCCGTGCCAGGGGCAGGAAGCCACGCAGATCGGATCGGCGCGGGCACTGCGCACCGATGACTTCGCGTTCCCGAGCTACCGCGAGACGGGCGTCGTCTACGCCCGCGGCGCCGAGCCCGAAGGATTCCTGCGGGCCTGGCGCGGTGAAGCGCACTCCAGCTACGACCCGAACGAGCTGGGCACCGCGATCCCGCAGATCATCATCGCCGCCCAGACGCTGCACGCGGTCGGCTATGCGATGGGCATCCAGCGCGACGGCACCGATCAGGCCGTGGCGACCTGGTTCGGCGACGGCGCGACCAGTCAGGGCGACCTCAACGAGGCGATGGTCTTCGCCGCCTCGTACAACGCGCCTGTCGTGTTCGTGTGCACGAACAACCAGTGGGCGATCAGCGAACCCGTCGGTGTGCAGGCGAAGGCCCCCATCGCGGGCCGGGCGCCGGGCTACGGCATCCCGAGCATGCGGGTGGACGGCAACGATGTGCTCGCCGTGACCGCCGCCATGCGCTGGGCGCTGGATCACGCGCGCACCGGCAAGGGACCCGCGTTCATCGAGGCGGTCACCTACCGGATGGGGCCGCACACCACCAGCGACGACCCGACGCGCTATCGCGGCAAGGACGAGGTCGAGTACTGGCGCTCCCGCGACCCGCTGGCCCGTGTCGAGGCGTACCTGCGGGCGCAGGACGAGTTCGGCGACGCGTTCGCCGCACAGGTGGCGAAGGATGCCGATGACCTCGGCGCCGCGGTGCGGGCGGCGTGCCTGCAGATGACGACCGCTCCGGCCATCAGCATCCTCGACAACGTCTATGCCGAGCCGCACACGGGGCTCGAGGAGGAGAAGGCCTGGTTCGGCGCGTACCTCGACGGATTCGAGGAGGCGGCACTGTGA
- a CDS encoding dihydrolipoamide acetyltransferase family protein, with amino-acid sequence MAQDFRLPDLGEGLPEAELVQWLIAEGDTVTLNQNIAEVETAKAVVELPSPFAGTVGKLHHAAGDTIEVGEVLVTFDTGDEPAAASSAPVAGTAEPEEEKATPNLVGYGAAPRKSARPQRRARVARGGATGATDTAVLEAAPHDAIVETPAERPVERPRSTPPVRKFAKDLGIDLALVEAGGVTGLITRSDVEAYAAHVGVVPAAQPDAAAAASTPAPRDEARVSRTPIRGVRKHTAEAMVRSAFTAPHVSTFHTFDITKTMRLVASLKADRSLEGHRIGVMAVVAKAVCLALGRNPSLNAKWDAEAGEIVEHHYVNLGVAAATDRGLIVPVITDADTLTLVELADAITELAQVARSGRTAPAAMMGGTFSITNFGVFGIEAGTPILNPGEAGILGVGSVQRRPWEHKGKIALRDVMTLSLSFDHRLVDGAEGSRFLVDVAGILQDPGRAMLLR; translated from the coding sequence ATGGCACAGGACTTCCGCCTTCCCGACCTGGGCGAGGGACTTCCCGAGGCCGAGCTCGTGCAGTGGCTGATCGCCGAAGGCGACACTGTCACGCTGAACCAGAACATCGCCGAGGTCGAGACGGCCAAGGCCGTCGTTGAACTGCCCTCGCCGTTCGCCGGAACCGTGGGCAAGCTGCACCACGCCGCCGGAGACACGATCGAGGTCGGCGAGGTGCTCGTCACATTCGACACCGGCGATGAGCCGGCGGCTGCTTCGTCGGCGCCGGTCGCAGGCACGGCCGAGCCCGAAGAAGAGAAGGCGACCCCGAACCTCGTCGGCTACGGGGCGGCCCCCCGCAAGTCGGCGCGTCCGCAGCGGCGCGCTCGCGTCGCGCGCGGTGGCGCCACCGGGGCGACCGACACCGCCGTGCTCGAGGCGGCTCCCCACGACGCGATCGTCGAGACGCCGGCCGAGCGCCCGGTGGAGCGTCCGCGCTCCACGCCACCGGTGCGTAAATTCGCCAAGGACCTGGGCATCGATCTCGCCCTGGTCGAAGCCGGCGGTGTCACGGGGCTGATCACCCGCAGCGACGTGGAGGCGTACGCCGCCCACGTCGGTGTCGTGCCGGCCGCACAGCCGGATGCTGCAGCCGCGGCATCCACGCCCGCACCGCGGGACGAGGCTCGCGTGAGCCGCACGCCGATCCGTGGGGTGCGCAAGCACACCGCCGAGGCGATGGTGCGCAGCGCCTTCACCGCTCCGCACGTGTCGACGTTCCACACGTTCGACATCACCAAGACGATGCGGCTGGTCGCCTCGCTGAAGGCCGACCGGTCGCTCGAGGGCCATCGCATCGGCGTGATGGCCGTCGTGGCCAAGGCTGTGTGCCTCGCGCTCGGCCGCAATCCCAGCCTGAACGCGAAGTGGGATGCCGAGGCCGGCGAGATCGTCGAGCATCACTACGTCAACCTCGGCGTGGCCGCGGCCACCGACCGCGGGCTGATCGTGCCGGTGATCACCGATGCCGACACCCTGACGCTGGTCGAACTGGCCGACGCGATCACCGAGCTCGCGCAGGTCGCCCGCTCGGGCAGGACCGCGCCGGCGGCGATGATGGGCGGCACGTTCTCGATCACGAACTTCGGCGTGTTCGGCATCGAGGCGGGCACGCCGATCCTCAATCCCGGTGAGGCGGGGATCCTGGGCGTGGGCAGCGTGCAGCGCCGGCCGTGGGAGCACAAGGGCAAGATCGCCCTGCGTGACGTGATGACCCTGAGTCTGTCGTTCGACCACCGGTTGGTGGACGGCGCCGAAGGCTCGCGGTTCCTGGTCGATGTGGCCGGCATCCTGCAGGACCCGGGCCGGGCGATGCTGCTGCGCTGA
- a CDS encoding cyclase family protein: MSDYRAHFDFAVSFANGGEMSGTGFRLDLPSADLDVDAIGRLFIQHLGLALVGRLELRGLQIVQEQHRGSRGIATADAADRGTMRVVDLSHTIRAGLVTYPGLPAPVITPHLTREDSRAKYAPGTQFAMDIITMIGNTGTYLDAPYHRYADGADLAGLDLATLVGQRAEVFHLDDAVSPVNRGISAEMLADRDVRGAAVLLHTGWDRWFGAPEYAVDAPFLTAEGAQWLIDAGAVLVGIDSLNIDDTQSGGQRPAHSSLLAAGVHVVEHLANLGAVPARGARFTAAPPAVEGFGTFPVRAFAEVPA; this comes from the coding sequence ATGTCCGACTATCGCGCGCACTTCGACTTCGCCGTCTCCTTCGCCAACGGCGGAGAGATGTCGGGAACCGGGTTCCGGCTCGATCTGCCTTCGGCCGACCTCGATGTCGATGCGATCGGACGGCTGTTCATCCAGCACCTCGGACTCGCACTGGTGGGGCGGCTCGAGCTGCGCGGGCTGCAGATCGTGCAGGAGCAGCACCGCGGCAGCCGCGGCATCGCGACCGCGGATGCCGCCGACCGGGGCACGATGCGGGTCGTCGACCTCTCGCACACGATCCGTGCCGGGCTCGTGACCTATCCCGGACTGCCGGCGCCGGTGATCACGCCGCATCTCACGCGCGAGGACTCCCGAGCGAAGTACGCCCCGGGCACCCAGTTCGCGATGGACATCATCACCATGATCGGCAACACCGGCACCTACCTCGACGCGCCCTATCACCGCTATGCCGACGGCGCCGACCTCGCCGGTCTCGACCTGGCGACGCTGGTCGGGCAGCGCGCCGAGGTGTTCCACCTCGACGACGCCGTCTCGCCCGTGAACCGCGGAATCAGCGCCGAGATGCTCGCGGACCGCGACGTGCGCGGCGCCGCCGTGCTGCTGCACACCGGGTGGGATCGCTGGTTCGGTGCGCCCGAATACGCGGTGGACGCACCGTTCCTGACTGCCGAGGGCGCGCAATGGCTGATCGATGCGGGGGCGGTGCTGGTCGGCATCGACTCGCTGAACATCGACGACACGCAATCCGGCGGGCAGCGTCCTGCGCACTCGTCGCTGCTGGCGGCCGGTGTGCACGTCGTGGAGCACCTGGCCAACCTGGGGGCGGTGCCCGCTCGGGGTGCGCGGTTCACTGCCGCACCGCCGGCGGTCGAAGGCTTCGGCACGTTCCCGGTGCGCGCGTTCGCCGAGGTGCCCGCGTAG
- a CDS encoding alpha/beta fold hydrolase, producing MTESDQASVPSPYAQQLKAIPVARHEARVLGGTTAYWVYGPDDATTTIVAVHGFRGEHHGLEPVVAHLPGIRVVSPDLPGFGQTPPLPGRRHDLDAYVQWLTAFCADVAPGAVVLGHSFGSIVAAAAVARGLPTPRLVLVNPIGAPALDGPRGILTRFAVFYYWLGAKLPARAGDALLRNGLIVRAMSVAMVKTKDAALRRFVHDQHDTYFSRFADREALHDAFVTSVTHDVREAAAGIAQPTLLIAAERDDITPIEKERELAALFSDATLVEIPGVGHLIHYETPAEAAAAITAFLP from the coding sequence GTGACCGAGTCCGACCAGGCGTCCGTGCCCAGCCCGTACGCTCAGCAGTTGAAGGCCATCCCCGTCGCGCGACACGAGGCGCGCGTGCTGGGCGGCACCACGGCGTACTGGGTGTACGGACCCGATGACGCGACCACCACGATCGTCGCGGTCCACGGCTTCCGCGGTGAGCATCACGGGCTGGAGCCGGTCGTCGCGCACCTGCCCGGCATCCGCGTCGTCTCACCCGATCTGCCCGGTTTCGGCCAGACTCCGCCGCTGCCCGGACGGCGGCACGACCTGGACGCGTATGTCCAGTGGCTCACCGCGTTCTGCGCGGACGTGGCACCCGGCGCGGTCGTCCTCGGCCACAGCTTCGGCTCGATCGTCGCCGCCGCCGCCGTCGCACGGGGCCTGCCCACGCCGCGGCTCGTCCTGGTCAATCCGATCGGCGCGCCCGCGCTCGACGGACCCCGCGGCATCCTGACCCGTTTCGCCGTCTTCTATTACTGGCTCGGAGCGAAGCTGCCTGCCCGGGCCGGCGACGCGCTGCTGCGCAACGGGCTGATCGTGCGGGCGATGAGCGTTGCGATGGTCAAGACGAAGGATGCCGCGTTGCGGCGATTCGTGCACGACCAGCACGACACGTACTTCTCACGCTTCGCCGACCGCGAGGCGCTGCACGACGCGTTCGTGACGAGCGTGACGCACGACGTGCGCGAGGCGGCCGCCGGCATCGCTCAGCCGACGCTGCTGATCGCCGCCGAACGCGACGACATCACGCCGATCGAGAAGGAGCGTGAGCTTGCGGCCCTGTTCTCGGACGCGACGCTCGTGGAGATCCCGGGGGTCGGGCACCTGATCCATTACGAGACGCCGGCCGAGGCGGCAGCGGCCATCACCGCGTTCCTGCCCTGA
- a CDS encoding alpha-ketoacid dehydrogenase subunit beta, translated as MTDLTMVKAINEGLRRAMRDDDKVLVMGEDIGRLGGVFRVTDGLLDEFGAQRIVDTPLAESGIMGTAVGLAYRGYRPVVEIQFDGFVYPAFDQIVSNVAKLHYRSQGAVKMPITIRIPWAGGVGAAEHHSESPEAYFVHTSGLRVVAVSNPQDAYVVLRQAIACDDPVVFFEPKRLYHTKGAVNLDTDLADAAPMGLARIARPGTDVTLLTYGAQVATAMDAAIAAEDEGTSIEVIDLRSLSPVDYKTVTASVRKTGRVIVTHEAAREAGVGAELIASVTERCFNYLESAPVRVTGWDIPYPPAKLEKHHVPDLDRILDAVDRVLDRPNSLTGVEL; from the coding sequence GTGACCGATCTGACGATGGTCAAGGCCATCAACGAAGGGCTGCGGCGCGCGATGCGCGACGACGACAAGGTCCTGGTCATGGGTGAGGACATCGGGCGTCTGGGCGGCGTGTTCCGCGTCACCGATGGGCTGCTCGACGAGTTCGGGGCGCAGCGCATCGTCGACACCCCGCTGGCCGAATCCGGCATCATGGGCACCGCGGTCGGTCTCGCGTATCGCGGGTACCGGCCGGTCGTGGAGATCCAGTTCGACGGGTTCGTCTATCCCGCGTTCGACCAGATCGTCTCCAACGTCGCCAAGCTGCACTACCGGTCGCAGGGCGCAGTGAAGATGCCGATCACGATCCGCATCCCGTGGGCGGGGGGAGTGGGAGCGGCCGAGCACCACTCCGAGTCGCCCGAGGCGTACTTCGTGCACACGTCGGGGCTGCGCGTGGTCGCCGTCTCCAACCCGCAGGACGCCTACGTGGTGCTGCGTCAGGCGATCGCCTGCGACGACCCGGTCGTGTTCTTCGAGCCCAAGCGGCTCTACCACACCAAGGGTGCCGTGAACCTCGACACCGACCTCGCCGACGCCGCGCCCATGGGCCTTGCCCGCATCGCGCGGCCCGGCACCGATGTGACGCTGCTCACCTACGGCGCGCAGGTGGCCACGGCGATGGATGCCGCGATTGCGGCAGAAGACGAAGGCACCTCGATCGAGGTGATCGATCTGCGGTCGCTGTCGCCGGTGGACTACAAGACGGTGACCGCGTCGGTGCGCAAGACCGGGCGCGTGATCGTCACCCACGAGGCGGCCCGTGAGGCCGGTGTGGGCGCCGAGCTCATCGCCAGCGTGACCGAACGCTGCTTCAACTACCTCGAGTCCGCGCCGGTGCGGGTGACCGGGTGGGACATCCCCTACCCGCCCGCGAAGCTCGAGAAGCACCATGTGCCCGACCTCGACCGGATCCTGGACGCGGTCGACCGCGTGCTGGACCGCCCGAACAGTCTGACGGGGGTCGAACTGTGA
- the glgA gene encoding glycogen synthase: protein MRVDIVTKEYPPEIYGGAGVHVTELVKAMRGDAAADLDVRVHAFGAAREEPGTTSYGVPAELASSNPAIQTMGTDLRIVADVTGADVVHSHTWYANFAGHLASLLHGIPHIVTAHSLEPLRPWKAEQLGGGYAVSSFIERTSYEGAAAIVAVSDGMRSDILRSYPDLDPRKVRVIYNGIDVQQWHPVDDPDLLRALGVDPERPSVVFVGRITRQKGLPYLLRAAALLPPEVQVVLCAGAPDTPEIMAEVTGLVHALQATRDGVVWIDRLLSRHELCTVLTAATTFVCPSVYEPLGIVNLEAMACGAAVVGTATGGIPEVVIDGQTGRLVPIDQADDGTGTPNDPDRFVADLAAALTEVVSDPQQAARYGQAGRERATDDFSWATIATQTAALYAEVVGSGR from the coding sequence ATGCGCGTGGACATCGTGACGAAGGAGTACCCGCCGGAGATATACGGCGGCGCGGGAGTGCATGTGACCGAACTGGTCAAAGCCATGCGGGGGGATGCTGCGGCCGACCTCGACGTGCGGGTGCACGCATTCGGCGCTGCGCGCGAGGAGCCGGGCACGACGTCGTACGGCGTGCCTGCGGAGCTTGCCTCGTCCAATCCGGCGATCCAGACGATGGGCACCGACCTGCGGATCGTTGCCGACGTGACCGGAGCGGATGTCGTGCACAGCCACACCTGGTATGCGAACTTCGCTGGTCACCTCGCCTCGCTGCTGCACGGCATTCCGCATATCGTCACCGCGCACAGCCTCGAGCCGCTGCGCCCGTGGAAGGCCGAGCAGCTTGGCGGCGGCTACGCCGTCTCGAGCTTCATCGAGCGGACCTCCTACGAGGGGGCCGCGGCGATCGTGGCGGTCTCGGACGGCATGCGCTCCGACATCCTGCGCAGCTATCCCGACCTGGATCCGCGCAAGGTCCGCGTCATCTACAACGGCATCGACGTGCAGCAGTGGCATCCCGTCGACGATCCCGACCTGCTGCGCGCTCTGGGAGTGGACCCCGAGCGTCCCTCGGTGGTCTTCGTCGGACGGATCACCCGCCAGAAGGGGCTGCCGTATCTGCTGCGTGCCGCGGCGCTGCTGCCGCCGGAGGTGCAGGTCGTGCTGTGTGCGGGTGCACCCGACACGCCCGAGATCATGGCCGAGGTGACGGGTCTCGTGCATGCCCTGCAGGCCACGCGCGACGGGGTGGTGTGGATCGACCGGCTGTTGAGCCGTCACGAGCTGTGCACCGTGCTGACGGCGGCGACCACGTTCGTGTGTCCCTCGGTGTACGAGCCGCTGGGCATCGTCAACCTCGAGGCGATGGCGTGCGGGGCGGCCGTGGTGGGCACGGCCACCGGGGGAATCCCCGAGGTGGTGATCGACGGACAGACCGGGCGACTGGTTCCCATCGATCAGGCCGATGACGGCACCGGCACGCCCAACGACCCCGACAGGTTCGTGGCCGATCTCGCCGCCGCACTCACCGAGGTGGTCTCGGATCCGCAGCAGGCCGCCCGATACGGCCAGGCGGGGCGTGAGCGGGCGACCGACGACTTCAGCTGGGCGACGATTGCGACCCAGACCGCGGCGCTGTACGCGGAGGTGGTCGGCTCCGGCCGATAG
- a CDS encoding type B 50S ribosomal protein L31 yields MKTDIHPDYHAVVFRDLGSGETFLTRSTVTSDKTVELDGVEYPVIDVEISSASHPFYTGKQRILDSAGRVEKFNQRFKNFGAGK; encoded by the coding sequence ATGAAGACTGACATCCACCCCGACTACCACGCCGTCGTGTTCCGTGACCTGGGCTCAGGCGAGACCTTCCTCACGCGCTCGACCGTGACCAGCGACAAGACCGTCGAGCTCGACGGCGTCGAGTACCCCGTCATCGACGTCGAGATCTCGTCGGCATCGCACCCGTTCTACACGGGCAAGCAGCGCATCCTCGACTCGGCCGGCCGTGTCGAGAAGTTCAACCAGCGCTTCAAGAACTTCGGCGCCGGCAAGTAG
- a CDS encoding ABC transporter ATP-binding protein, giving the protein MPHVLEFSDVVVRRSARNIVDGIDWSVDDDQRWVVLGANGAGKTTILQLAATFIHPTAGTVTILDERLGRTDVFDLRPRIGFASSAMARRMPPEETVLNTVMTAAYSVLGRWNESYEDIDERRALRVLAEWRLDHLADRTFGTLSEGEQKRVQIARSVMTDPELLLLDEPSASLDLGAREELLQLLGGYAQAPTTPAMIMVTHHVEEIPVGFTHVLLLREGEVVAAGPLAETLTAANLSTAFGMPIELTSTAGRYAARAASQAPVAH; this is encoded by the coding sequence ATGCCACACGTCCTCGAGTTCTCCGACGTCGTCGTTCGCAGAAGCGCCCGGAACATCGTCGACGGCATCGACTGGTCTGTCGACGACGACCAGCGGTGGGTCGTGCTCGGTGCCAATGGCGCGGGCAAGACGACGATCCTGCAGCTGGCCGCGACGTTCATCCACCCCACCGCAGGCACGGTCACGATCCTCGATGAGCGACTCGGTCGCACGGACGTGTTCGACCTTCGCCCGCGCATCGGTTTCGCGTCGTCGGCGATGGCGCGGAGGATGCCGCCCGAAGAGACCGTGCTGAACACGGTGATGACTGCCGCCTATTCGGTGCTGGGCCGCTGGAACGAGTCGTACGAAGACATCGACGAGCGCCGTGCGCTGCGGGTGCTGGCGGAGTGGCGGCTGGATCATCTCGCCGATCGCACATTCGGCACGCTGAGCGAAGGCGAGCAGAAGCGCGTGCAGATCGCCAGGTCGGTCATGACCGATCCCGAACTGCTGCTGCTGGACGAGCCGAGCGCAAGCCTGGATCTGGGTGCGCGCGAAGAGCTGCTGCAGCTGCTGGGCGGCTACGCCCAGGCGCCCACCACTCCGGCCATGATCATGGTCACCCATCACGTCGAAGAGATCCCGGTCGGCTTCACGCACGTCCTGCTGCTGCGCGAAGGCGAGGTGGTCGCCGCGGGGCCGCTGGCCGAGACGCTCACCGCAGCGAACCTGAGCACGGCATTCGGCATGCCGATCGAGCTGACCAGTACCGCGGGGCGGTACGCGGCGCGTGCCGCGTCGCAAGCACCCGTCGCGCACTGA
- a CDS encoding 3'-5' exonuclease has protein sequence MEQLPLFDTPEWSRRVGVFDLETTGVDVTRDRIVTAHVGVLDAEGAVLSARDWLADPGMEIPDAATAVHGITTAHAREHGLPAAQVVAEVSAALRDLLDAGIPVVAYNASYDFSLLKYEAIRHALAPLDAPAPVIDPLVIDKAYDRYRRGKRTLTAVAEHYAVRLDDAHEASADAVAAGRVALALVERFADLLPSTAAQLHTDQIGWARDQAESLTEYFVRIGRIDPAEKLDGSWPVR, from the coding sequence ATGGAGCAGCTCCCTCTCTTCGACACACCTGAATGGTCACGTCGAGTGGGGGTGTTCGATCTGGAGACCACCGGGGTCGACGTGACCCGTGATCGGATCGTCACCGCACACGTGGGAGTGCTCGACGCCGAAGGTGCTGTGCTCAGCGCCCGTGATTGGCTCGCCGACCCCGGCATGGAGATTCCGGATGCCGCGACCGCGGTGCACGGCATCACCACGGCCCATGCGCGGGAGCACGGGCTGCCGGCTGCGCAGGTGGTCGCCGAGGTGTCGGCCGCGCTGCGCGACCTGCTGGACGCAGGTATACCGGTGGTGGCATACAACGCCTCGTATGACTTCTCGCTGCTCAAGTACGAGGCGATCCGCCATGCGCTGGCTCCGCTGGACGCCCCCGCGCCGGTGATCGACCCGCTCGTCATCGACAAGGCCTACGATCGCTATCGCCGCGGCAAGCGGACGCTGACGGCGGTGGCCGAGCACTACGCCGTGCGGCTCGACGACGCGCACGAAGCCTCGGCAGACGCCGTCGCCGCCGGACGAGTGGCCCTGGCCCTGGTCGAACGCTTCGCCGATCTGCTGCCGTCGACGGCCGCGCAGCTGCACACCGATCAGATCGGATGGGCACGCGATCAGGCCGAGAGCCTGACCGAGTATTTCGTCCGCATCGGGCGGATCGACCCGGCCGAGAAGCTCGACGGCAGCTGGCCGGTCCGCTGA